One genomic window of Quercus lobata isolate SW786 chromosome 9, ValleyOak3.0 Primary Assembly, whole genome shotgun sequence includes the following:
- the LOC115959673 gene encoding uncharacterized protein LOC115959673, which translates to MDELTSVMVQCSAPFDSFLDSCSLQCFYDIWNGHPEVFVGTRSSFEDLHPQRLFISQGETSGIAKNSYDKDLYPHNHFRYFHPSTAYNSCFPTRQTPKWFNHQSRGHLLTIDIPPNLYYDSNWLGLTLCASFLIPKDQNDEIIARSSHFLSCQLQTSKAGLDDQILVYHTTDEENQWLLRGLNGHIWIS; encoded by the exons ATGGACGAGTTAACGAGTGTAATGGTACAATGCTCTGCCCCATTTGATAGCTTCCTTGACTCTTGCTCTCTGCAGTGTTTCTATGACATATGGAACGGTCATCCTGAGGTGTTCGTTGGAACTAGGAGCTCTTTTGAGGACCTACACCCTCAGAGGTTATTCATTTCACAGGGGGAGACTAGTGGAATTGCCAAAAATTCTTATGACAAGGACTTATACCCTCATAATCATTTTCGG TACTTTCATCCGTCCACTGCATATAATTCATGTTTCCCAACAAGACAAACTCCAAAGTGGTTCAATCATCAGAGTCGTGGGCACTTGCTCACAATTGACATACCCCCAAATTTGTACTATGACAGTAATTGGCTGGGACTCACTCTATGTGCTTCATTTTTAATCCCCAAGGATCAAAATGATGAAATTATAGCAAGGTCTTCTCACTTCCTATCCTGTCAGCTCCAAACGAGTAAAGCTGGTCTGGACGATCAAATCCTTGTTTACCACACCACTGATGAAGAAAACCAGTGGTTATTACGTGGTCTGAATGGACACATTTGGATATCCTGA